Proteins co-encoded in one Setaria viridis chromosome 9, Setaria_viridis_v4.0, whole genome shotgun sequence genomic window:
- the LOC117840678 gene encoding anaerobic nitrite reductase GLB1, whose product MALAEGNGVVVFSEEQEALVLKSWALMKKDSANLGLRFFLKIFEIAPSAKQMFSFLRDSDVPLEKNPKLKTHAMSVFVMTCEAAAQLRKAGKVTVRETTLKRLGATHFKYGVADGHFEVTGYALLETIKEALPADMWSLEMKNAWSEAYNQLVAAIKQEMKPAA is encoded by the exons ATGGCGCTCGCGGAGGGGAACGGCGTGGTCGTCTTCAGCGAGGAGCAGGAGGCGCTGGTGCTCAAGTCGTGGGCCCTCATGAAGAAGGACTCGGCCAACCTCGGCCTCCGCTTCTTCCTCAA GATCTTCGAGATCGCGCCGTCGGCGAAGCAGATGTTCTCGTTCCTGCGCGACTCCGACGTGCCGCTGGAGAAGAACCCCAAGCTCAAGACGCACGCCATGTCCGTCTTTGTCATG AcctgcgaggcggcggcgcagcttcGGAAGGCCGGGAAGGTCACCGTGAGGGAGACGACGCTCAAGAGGCTGGGCGCCACGCACTTCAAGTACGGCGTCGCGGACGGCCACTTTGAG GTGACGGGGTACGCACTGCTGGAGACGATAAAGGAGGCGCTTCCGGCTGACATGTGGAGCCTGGAGATGAAGAACGCATGGAGCGAGGCTTACAACCAGCTGGTGGCGGCCATCAAGCAGGAGATGAAGCCTGCTGCATGA
- the LOC117840677 gene encoding uncharacterized protein yields MSHGRSKSDSIRVLRMDSVDSSSPRCLAHAQHQQDAGELKDQNSTSKMPSCPNELPCSLKREVQVLEKRLNDQFVMRRALEKALGYKPCAILSSNESCIPKPTEELIKEIAVLELEVICLEQHLLTLYRKAFEQQFCPANSSCDMESVNQSARSFSGILSAASELDFSTPRKHQLAQSSRMVLARKSTPTTSTSETSHEKTNIVRSHSSLLHRSVRVSPSANNLARALKPCHTSPLSFVEEGKCMDSGIVSLADILGTRVADHVPQTPNKISEDMIKCIAAIYIRLRDVPTVQHAFFPSPCSSFSSASGLSSKYTADIWSPRCRKESFIEAWQENALGNGESRELGLQYDSVVEVSALCKGDQRSADVKDMLRKYMSLVQLLETADLSGMKHEEKLAFWINVHNAMMMHAHIEYGIPQSNSKRILLTKVSYIISGQRVNAELIEYQILCCRAHSSGQWLRLLLYPKWKSRDKDELQGFAVDRPEPLVHFALSSGSYSDPVVRLYNPKSLFQQLEAAKEEYIRANVGVRGRGQHKVILPKALELYARDAGLGAQEVVAAVECHLPEGLRDAVRRSQQGGRARGRGGGGGGVEWRPHNLAFRYLLAKELVGGSPACGRQLEKAGPVGAVRADP; encoded by the exons ATGTCTCACGGCCGCTCCAAGAG TGATTCTATCAGAGTGCTCAGAATGGATAGTGTGGATTCTTCTTCGCCGAGGTGCCTTGCTCATGCTCAGCATCAACAG GATGCCGGGGAACTGAAGGATCAGAACAGCACCAGTAAGATGCCGTCCTGTCCTAATGAGCTTCCATGCTCATTGAAGCGAGAG GTTCAAGTCCTTGAGAAGCGACTAAATGATCAATTTGTCATGCGCCGTGCTCTTGAGAAAGCACTGGGTTACAAGCCTTGTGCTATTCTTTCATCAAATGAGAGCTGCATTCCAAAG CCAACAGAGGAGCTAATAAAGGAGATTGCAGTACTAGAGCTAGAGGTCATATGCTTGGAGCAACATCTCCTGACTCTCTACCGAAAGGCCTTTGAACAACAATTTTGCCCTGCCAATTCTTCTTGTGACATGGAAAGCGTCAATCAATCAGCAAGGTCTTTTTCAGGCATACTATCTGCAGCTTCAGAACTTGACTTCTCAACCCCAAGGAAGCACCAACTAGCGCAGTCCAGTCGAATGGTCTTGGCACGCAAGTCGACACCTACAACTTCTACAAGCGAAACTAGCCACGAAAAGACCAATATCGTACGCAGCCATTCCTCGCTTCTTCACCGTTCCGTCAGGGTATCTCCTTCAGCAAACAATCTTGCTAGAGCTCTGAAACCATGCCATACTTCGCCTCTATCATTTGTTGAG GAAGGGAAGTGCATGGATTCTGGTATAGTGAGTTTGGCAGATATATTAGGGACCAGGGTTGCAGATCATGTTCCTCAGACGCCTAACAAGATATCCGAGGACATGATCAAATGCATTGCTGCCATATACATACGGCTGAGAGACGTTCCCACAGTTCAACATGCCTTCTTCCCCTCACCCTGCTCATCCTTTTCATCAGCAAGTGGATTATCTTCGAAATATACCGCAGATATTTGGAGCCCCAGGTGCAGGAAAGAGAGCTTCATTGAGGCGTGGCAGGAGAACGCATTAGGCAATGGCGAATCAAGGGAGCTGGGCCTACAGTATGATTCTGTGGTTGAGGTTTCTGCTCTTTGCAAGGGTGATCAGAGGTCTGCTGATGTTAAAGATATGTTGCGCAAATATAT GTCACTTGTACAGCTTCTAGAAACTGCTGATCTCAGTGGGATGAAACATGAAGAGAAGCTTGCTTTCTGGATCAATGTGCATAATGCAATGATGATGCAT GCCCATATCGAATACGGGATTCCACAGAGTAACAGCAAGAGAATCCTGCTAACCAAG GTATCCTACATCATTAGTGGCCAAAGAGTAAACGCGGAGCTGATAGAGTACCAGATCTTGTGTTGCCGAGCGCATTCTTCTGGACAG TGGCTTAGGCTGCTGCTCTACCCGAAATGGAAGTCCAGGGACAAGGACGAGCTGCAAGGCTTCGCCGTGGACCGGCCGGAGCCGCTGGTGCACTTCGCGCTGTCCTCCGGCAGCTACTCGGACCCAGTG GTGCGGCTGTACAACCCGAAGAGCCTGTTCCAGCAGCTGGAGGCCGCGAAGGAGGAGTACATCCGCGCCAACGTCGGCGTGCGCGGCCGGGGCCAGCACAAGGTAATCCTCCCCAAGGCCCTGGAGCTGTACGCGCGGGACGCCGGTCTGGGCGCGCAGGAGGTGGTTGCCGCCGTCGAGTGCCACCTGCCCGAGGGCCTCCGGGACGCAGTGCGCCGGAGCCAgcagggcgggcgggcgcgcggccggggcggcggcggcggcggcgtggagtgGAGGCCCCACAACCTGGCGTTCAGATACCTGCTGGCCAAGGAGCTGGTGGGCGGGTCCCCCGCGTGCGGCCGGCAGCTCGAGAAAGCCGGGCCGGTCGGCGCGGTGCGTGCCGATCCGTGA